One region of Chryseobacterium muglaense genomic DNA includes:
- the murC gene encoding UDP-N-acetylmuramate--L-alanine ligase — translation MSNLKTYQNFYFVGIGGIGMSALARYFHASGKKVLGYDKTNTKLTTALMSEGIDIVFEDVIDEKITSLQKENTLVIYTPAIKKLDILDYFNENQFEVLKRAKVLGLITENTDCIAVAGTHGKTTTSTLVAHLCKEANLPFSCFLGGISENFKSNFLYNGSQYSVVEADEYDRSFLNLSPDWAVITSTDADHLDIYGDKNTIEEGFKQFAALVPEDKQLFVRKGIEIGRAHKTYAVNEKAEYYSDNLRMDHDKNYFDFHTPTETIKDFVWDVPGIHNVENATVALAILHNLGVDFETLKSAIANFKGIKRRYTKHIYPSGKIYIDDYAHHPTEINAVVGSIKTFYPGKKLLVVFQPHLFSRTRDFVDGFAESLDNANELILLDIYPARELQENFEAITSDWLLEKVTLDKKEVSNLSEAFNKIKEKEFDILLTVGAGNIDTLYDSICEWMNGK, via the coding sequence ATGAGTAATTTAAAAACATATCAAAATTTTTACTTCGTGGGAATCGGAGGTATCGGAATGAGCGCTTTGGCGCGTTATTTTCATGCTTCGGGCAAGAAAGTTTTGGGCTATGATAAAACCAACACCAAATTGACGACTGCTTTGATGAGCGAAGGAATTGATATTGTTTTTGAAGACGTTATTGATGAAAAAATTACTTCGCTTCAGAAGGAAAATACATTGGTAATTTATACTCCGGCAATTAAAAAGCTGGATATTTTAGATTACTTTAATGAAAATCAATTTGAAGTTTTAAAACGTGCTAAAGTTTTAGGTTTAATCACCGAAAATACAGATTGCATTGCTGTTGCAGGAACGCATGGGAAGACAACTACGTCAACTTTGGTGGCGCATTTGTGTAAAGAGGCCAATTTGCCTTTTTCATGCTTTTTAGGTGGAATTTCTGAGAATTTTAAGTCTAATTTCCTTTACAATGGTTCGCAATATTCTGTGGTTGAGGCCGATGAATACGACAGAAGTTTTCTCAACCTTTCTCCGGATTGGGCGGTGATTACTTCTACAGATGCTGATCATTTGGATATTTATGGAGATAAAAATACCATTGAAGAAGGTTTTAAACAGTTTGCGGCTTTAGTTCCGGAAGATAAACAGCTTTTTGTAAGAAAGGGAATTGAAATTGGAAGAGCACATAAAACCTATGCTGTAAACGAAAAAGCTGAATATTATTCAGATAATCTGCGCATGGATCATGATAAAAACTATTTTGATTTTCATACGCCGACAGAAACGATAAAAGATTTTGTGTGGGACGTTCCGGGAATTCATAATGTAGAAAATGCAACGGTTGCATTGGCTATTCTTCACAATTTAGGAGTTGATTTTGAAACGTTAAAGAGCGCAATTGCCAATTTTAAAGGAATTAAAAGGAGATATACGAAACATATTTATCCGAGCGGTAAAATTTATATTGACGATTATGCGCACCATCCAACGGAAATTAATGCTGTGGTTGGTTCAATTAAAACGTTTTATCCGGGTAAAAAATTATTGGTTGTTTTCCAACCGCACTTATTTAGCAGAACACGAGATTTTGTGGATGGATTTGCAGAAAGTTTAGATAATGCTAATGAATTAATCTTGCTAGATATTTATCCTGCGAGAGAACTTCAGGAAAATTTTGAAGCAATTACTTCAGATTGGTTATTAGAAAAAGTGACTTTAGATAAAAAAGAAGTGTCGAATTTATCTGAAGCATTTAATAAAATAAAAGAAAAAGAATTTGATATTCTACTTACAGTCGGCGCTGGAAATATTGACACTCTGTACGATTCGATTTGCGAATGGATGAATGGAAAATAG
- the ftsA gene encoding cell division protein FtsA has product MENQEYSVGLDIGTTKIVAIVGRRNAHGKIEILGVGKAKSLGVHKGIVNNISQTINSIKAAVAEAQSSSGVPIHKVTVGIAGKHIRSLQHSDYIMREKPDKFITDDDIEALKDQVKKLVMLPGEEIIHVLPQEYKVDSEGEIQEPVGMHGKRLEANFHVVVGQMGSIRNIARCVREAGLEMEALTLEPLASSEAVLTKEEKEAGVAIVDIGGGTTDIAIFKDNIIRHTCVIPYGGGIITEDIKEGCSIIEKHAEQLKVKFGSAVPELEKDSTFVTIPGLHGRPDKEISLKTLAQIINARVEEILEMVNTELKAYGAFEQKKKLIAGIVLTGGGSNLKHLRQLANYTTGFDSRIGFANEYVANDKNQYLKGPEFATSIGLLMESLKIRDKKTVAVEEEVEAQVDHKIEQNAEETNSNVESQTLVTPQVEEEVKVPVQPSRSSKPTFGQSLMEKVKKFFEEVE; this is encoded by the coding sequence ATGGAAAATCAAGAATATTCAGTAGGTCTTGACATCGGGACAACCAAGATTGTCGCCATTGTCGGAAGGAGGAATGCACACGGGAAAATAGAAATTCTCGGTGTAGGGAAGGCGAAAAGTCTTGGAGTTCATAAAGGTATTGTGAATAATATTTCACAAACTATCAACTCTATAAAGGCAGCTGTGGCAGAAGCACAATCGAGTTCAGGAGTTCCTATTCATAAGGTCACTGTGGGTATTGCAGGAAAGCACATTCGCTCATTGCAGCACTCAGATTATATTATGCGTGAGAAGCCGGATAAATTTATCACGGATGACGACATTGAAGCATTAAAAGACCAGGTAAAAAAATTGGTAATGTTACCGGGAGAAGAGATTATTCATGTTCTTCCGCAAGAATATAAAGTTGATTCTGAAGGTGAAATTCAGGAGCCCGTGGGAATGCACGGAAAACGTCTGGAGGCCAATTTCCATGTTGTTGTAGGGCAAATGGGAAGTATCAGAAACATTGCAAGATGCGTAAGAGAAGCTGGTTTGGAGATGGAAGCGCTCACTTTAGAGCCTTTAGCATCTTCTGAAGCCGTTTTAACTAAAGAAGAAAAAGAAGCAGGGGTAGCCATTGTAGACATCGGAGGTGGTACTACAGATATTGCTATTTTTAAAGATAATATTATTCGTCACACTTGTGTCATTCCTTACGGTGGTGGTATCATTACTGAAGATATTAAAGAAGGATGTTCAATTATAGAAAAGCACGCCGAGCAATTAAAGGTTAAGTTTGGTTCTGCAGTTCCTGAGTTGGAAAAAGACAGCACATTTGTAACGATTCCGGGACTACACGGAAGGCCAGATAAAGAGATTTCTCTTAAAACTTTAGCGCAGATTATCAATGCAAGAGTGGAAGAAATTTTAGAAATGGTCAATACAGAATTGAAAGCTTACGGAGCTTTCGAACAAAAGAAAAAACTGATTGCAGGAATTGTTTTAACGGGTGGTGGATCAAATTTGAAGCATCTTCGTCAGCTGGCAAATTATACGACAGGTTTCGACAGCAGAATCGGTTTTGCAAATGAATACGTTGCGAATGATAAAAATCAGTATCTTAAAGGTCCAGAATTTGCAACTTCTATCGGTTTATTGATGGAAAGTTTAAAGATTAGAGATAAAAAAACAGTTGCTGTAGAAGAAGAGGTTGAAGCTCAGGTTGATCACAAAATTGAGCAAAATGCAGAAGAGACTAATAGTAATGTTGAATCTCAGACTCTTGTAACACCTCAAGTAGAGGAAGAGGTTAAAGTTCCTGTACAGCCATCAAGATCTTCGAAACCAACCTTCGGACAGTCGCTGATGGAGAAAGTTAAAAAATTCTTTGAAGAAGTAGAATAA
- the murD gene encoding UDP-N-acetylmuramoyl-L-alanine--D-glutamate ligase, with protein sequence MKIVVLGGGESGCGAAYLAKKKGLEVFLSDKGAIKDHYKQFLMENDIEFEEESHNEERVLNADWIIKSPGIPKKAEMIGKIHEKGIRLSSEIEFASEFTDAKIIAITGSNGKTTTTSLIYHILKNDGLNVGLGGNIGHSFAKQVADENHEYYVLEVSSFQLDDIQNFRPYISLLLNLSKDHLDQYNYNYEEYALAKFRIAENQENDNFFIYNKDDEMSKNILEKLEIKAKMIPFSTKEKLNEGGFINDDKIVVKIKDEFSMKIDELSLLGNHNVANSLAASIAGKILEINNESIRNSLMTFQAVEHRLEVVTEINGVKYINDSKATNVNAAYYALESMKAPTVWIVGGVDKGNDYTEIEDLVKRKVKAIVCLGIDNQKIVDFFKNKKELIYSTSSMEEAVEISKSLAKKGDTVLLSPCCASFDLFKSYEDRGDQFKEQVLKN encoded by the coding sequence ATGAAAATAGTTGTTTTAGGAGGTGGTGAAAGTGGTTGTGGTGCTGCTTATTTGGCTAAGAAAAAAGGTCTGGAAGTATTTCTTTCAGATAAAGGTGCCATTAAGGATCATTACAAACAGTTTCTGATGGAAAATGATATTGAATTTGAGGAGGAAAGCCACAATGAAGAAAGAGTTCTAAATGCAGACTGGATTATAAAAAGCCCGGGAATTCCTAAAAAAGCAGAAATGATTGGCAAAATTCATGAGAAAGGAATCAGGCTTTCTTCTGAAATTGAGTTTGCATCTGAATTTACCGATGCAAAAATCATTGCCATCACGGGAAGTAACGGAAAAACAACGACGACGTCTTTAATCTATCACATCTTGAAAAATGACGGATTAAATGTAGGTTTAGGCGGAAATATTGGCCACAGTTTTGCTAAACAGGTTGCTGACGAAAACCACGAATATTATGTTTTGGAGGTAAGCTCTTTCCAGTTGGATGATATTCAGAACTTCAGACCCTATATTTCTTTATTGTTGAACTTGTCGAAAGATCATTTAGACCAGTACAATTACAACTACGAAGAATATGCTTTAGCAAAATTTAGAATTGCTGAAAATCAGGAGAATGATAATTTTTTCATCTACAATAAAGATGATGAAATGAGCAAAAATATTCTTGAGAAATTAGAAATTAAAGCGAAAATGATTCCTTTTTCAACCAAAGAAAAATTGAATGAAGGAGGTTTTATAAATGACGATAAAATTGTGGTAAAAATAAAAGATGAGTTCTCTATGAAAATTGATGAATTGTCTTTATTGGGAAATCATAATGTGGCCAACAGTTTAGCAGCTTCAATTGCCGGTAAAATTTTGGAAATAAATAATGAAAGCATTAGAAACTCATTAATGACTTTTCAGGCAGTTGAGCACAGATTAGAGGTTGTCACTGAAATCAATGGTGTAAAATACATCAACGACAGCAAGGCAACCAACGTAAATGCAGCATATTACGCTTTAGAAAGTATGAAAGCTCCAACAGTTTGGATTGTTGGTGGTGTAGATAAAGGAAATGACTATACCGAAATTGAGGATTTAGTTAAAAGAAAAGTAAAAGCAATTGTTTGTTTAGGGATTGATAATCAAAAGATTGTCGACTTCTTTAAAAATAAAAAAGAATTGATTTACAGTACCTCAAGTATGGAAGAAGCGGTTGAAATTTCAAAATCATTAGCAAAAAAAGGTGATACAGTTTTACTTTCTCCTTGTTGTGCAAGTTTTGATCTTTTCAAAAGCTACGAAGACAGAGGTGATCAGTTTAAAGAACAGGTGCTAAAAAATTAA
- a CDS encoding GxxExxY protein: MTENEISSVVFDAGMKIHRKLGIGLYENVYEQCLIHELKSRGINVESQKDISVNYEGLIIDKAFRVDLLIENKVIIEIKAVPEINKYHFFQLLNYLRITEMKLGMILNFHSTLFKDGVKRVVNKL, encoded by the coding sequence ATGACAGAAAACGAAATTTCAAGTGTTGTTTTTGATGCAGGAATGAAAATTCACCGCAAACTTGGAATTGGTCTTTATGAAAATGTTTATGAACAATGTTTAATTCACGAATTAAAAAGTAGGGGAATTAATGTTGAAAGTCAAAAAGATATCAGTGTCAACTATGAAGGTTTAATAATTGACAAAGCATTCAGAGTAGATTTATTGATTGAAAATAAAGTAATTATTGAGATAAAAGCAGTTCCGGAAATTAATAAATATCATTTTTTCCAGCTTTTAAATTATTTAAGAATTACAGAAATGAAATTAGGAATGATTTTAAATTTTCATTCTACTTTATTTAAAGACGGAGTGAAAAGAGTAGTAAATAAATTATAA
- the mraY gene encoding phospho-N-acetylmuramoyl-pentapeptide-transferase: protein MLYYLYEYLTSQGIHIPGMGMLRYISFRAGMAVLLSLTIALVYGKSIINYLRGKQMGELVRDLGLDGQKQKEGTPTMGGFIIIIATLIPVLLFTRITNIYIVLLIVTVIWMGAIGFIDDYLKKIKKNKDGLSGKFKIVGQVGLGLIIGVTMYFHPDVTVKRKYADAKVVNRNNVEQNFSPTEKITVSTVPFTKNNEFDYSGILFWMNDKDAHEWAWIVFIPIVIFIVTAVSNGANITDGIDGLAAGTSTIILLALAFFAYVSGNIIFADYLNIMFLPNMGETTIFAVAMVGAVIGFFWYNTYPAQVFMGDTGSLMLGGVIAVLAVILRKELMIPVLCGIFLIENISVMLQVIVFKYRKRKFGLEYAQNNRLFKMSPLHHHYQKEGFHESKIVNRMIIIGVMLAIVCLITLKMR, encoded by the coding sequence ATGTTATACTACTTATACGAATATTTAACGAGCCAAGGCATCCATATTCCCGGAATGGGAATGTTGAGGTACATTTCGTTTCGTGCAGGGATGGCTGTTTTGCTTTCATTAACGATTGCCCTCGTTTATGGGAAAAGCATCATCAATTACCTGAGAGGAAAACAGATGGGCGAGTTAGTTCGTGATTTGGGATTAGACGGACAAAAGCAGAAAGAAGGAACGCCTACAATGGGTGGTTTCATCATCATTATTGCAACTTTAATTCCTGTTTTACTGTTTACAAGGATTACCAATATTTACATCGTTCTTTTAATCGTAACGGTGATTTGGATGGGAGCTATTGGTTTTATAGACGATTATTTAAAGAAAATAAAGAAAAATAAAGACGGATTAAGTGGGAAATTCAAAATTGTAGGTCAGGTCGGTTTAGGGCTAATTATCGGAGTTACAATGTATTTTCACCCGGATGTTACCGTTAAAAGAAAATATGCAGATGCAAAAGTAGTCAACAGAAATAATGTTGAGCAAAACTTTTCTCCTACAGAAAAAATTACGGTTTCTACCGTTCCTTTCACAAAAAATAACGAGTTCGATTACAGCGGAATTTTATTTTGGATGAATGATAAAGATGCCCACGAATGGGCTTGGATTGTTTTCATTCCTATCGTTATTTTCATTGTAACGGCTGTTTCAAATGGAGCCAACATTACCGACGGAATTGATGGGCTCGCCGCAGGAACGAGTACGATTATTCTTCTGGCGCTTGCCTTTTTTGCATACGTCTCCGGGAATATTATTTTCGCAGATTATCTCAATATTATGTTCCTCCCGAATATGGGAGAGACCACCATATTTGCCGTCGCAATGGTGGGTGCGGTCATCGGATTTTTCTGGTACAACACTTATCCGGCGCAGGTTTTTATGGGGGATACCGGAAGTTTAATGTTGGGCGGTGTAATTGCTGTTTTGGCGGTTATTTTAAGAAAAGAACTGATGATTCCTGTGCTTTGTGGAATTTTCTTAATTGAAAATATCTCGGTAATGCTTCAGGTGATTGTCTTTAAATACAGAAAAAGAAAATTCGGGCTGGAATATGCCCAAAATAATAGATTGTTTAAAATGTCTCCATTGCATCATCATTATCAGAAAGAGGGTTTTCACGAAAGTAAAATCGTTAACAGGATGATAATCATTGGGGTTATGTTGGCAATTGTGTGTCTCATTACATTAAAGATGAGATAA
- a CDS encoding FtsW/RodA/SpoVE family cell cycle protein, which produces MNEQNIENRFEFLKGDKVLWMVILMISIFSIFPVYSASSNLEYIVNNGTTTGHVMKHMFFVVLGLAIMRLVGTVKYEYMGKLSSIMLGLMIILLIVTMFTGQTIDGASASRWLKIPGTPISFQPSSFAFLMLIIYLCRYLTKKITRERLPIENIMYIFGPILLVFVLVAKDNGSTALMILMVSVIVLIIGQLDWKYIAGFISASFIAIALFLLIALNTNMIGGNRVHTWMSRIETFTSSKAKSADVDDESVKAKNYQVMQAKAAIVHGGITGMGPGKSALKQMLPQSASDFIFAVIVEEYGLIGAGFLICMYLIMIVRIVMIASKMPAFFGSLLVLSLGVMIFIQLAVNIAVAVNLIPVTGQPLPLISYGGTSMLVTYIQLGIILNISSRIQIYDEEGMGKKQSIVEINDIA; this is translated from the coding sequence ATGAACGAACAGAATATAGAAAACAGATTTGAATTTCTAAAGGGCGATAAAGTACTTTGGATGGTCATTCTTATGATCTCCATTTTCTCTATTTTCCCGGTTTATTCTGCAAGTTCAAACCTTGAATATATTGTAAATAACGGGACGACAACAGGTCACGTTATGAAGCATATGTTCTTTGTGGTTTTAGGTTTGGCAATCATGAGATTGGTAGGAACTGTGAAATATGAATATATGGGAAAACTTAGCAGTATTATGTTGGGTTTAATGATTATTCTGTTGATTGTCACGATGTTTACCGGGCAAACTATCGATGGGGCGAGTGCTTCGAGATGGCTGAAAATTCCGGGAACACCGATTTCATTCCAGCCTTCGTCTTTTGCTTTTTTAATGTTGATTATTTATCTGTGCAGATATTTAACCAAGAAAATAACTAGAGAAAGGCTTCCGATTGAGAATATTATGTATATTTTCGGACCTATTTTGCTGGTTTTTGTATTGGTAGCAAAAGATAATGGTTCTACGGCTTTAATGATTTTAATGGTTTCGGTAATTGTTTTGATTATCGGACAACTAGATTGGAAATACATTGCAGGATTTATTTCGGCATCATTTATAGCCATTGCATTGTTTTTATTAATTGCTTTAAATACCAATATGATTGGCGGAAACCGTGTACATACATGGATGAGCCGTATCGAAACATTTACATCTAGCAAAGCAAAATCTGCCGATGTAGATGATGAAAGCGTAAAAGCAAAAAATTATCAGGTAATGCAGGCAAAAGCCGCCATCGTTCACGGTGGAATTACCGGAATGGGACCAGGAAAATCTGCTTTAAAACAAATGCTTCCGCAATCTGCATCCGATTTTATTTTTGCAGTAATTGTAGAAGAATATGGTTTAATTGGAGCCGGATTTCTAATCTGTATGTACCTGATTATGATTGTCAGGATTGTAATGATTGCGAGTAAAATGCCCGCATTTTTCGGCTCGTTGCTCGTGCTCAGTCTTGGTGTGATGATTTTTATTCAGTTAGCGGTCAATATTGCCGTTGCAGTGAATCTGATTCCGGTTACAGGGCAGCCATTACCGCTGATTAGTTACGGAGGAACATCGATGCTGGTAACGTACATCCAACTTGGAATTATTTTAAATATAAGCTCAAGAATCCAGATATATGATGAAGAAGGAATGGGCAAAAAACAAAGTATTGTCGAAATAAACGACATAGCCTAA
- a CDS encoding four helix bundle protein, with product MTKNFENFPVYIKSLELIEKVYQFLRSKGLEKEFEFNNQIKRASFSISNNIAEGSEYNNNRQFIKYLKIAKGSCAEVRSMMIVSKRLKLGDENAAEEIINLSREISSNISNFIKYLKENIERT from the coding sequence ATGACTAAAAATTTTGAAAATTTTCCGGTTTATATTAAGAGCTTAGAATTGATTGAGAAAGTCTATCAATTTCTAAGATCTAAAGGTTTAGAAAAAGAATTTGAATTTAATAATCAAATAAAAAGAGCCAGTTTTTCAATATCAAATAATATTGCTGAAGGCTCAGAATATAATAATAACAGACAATTTATTAAATATTTAAAAATTGCAAAAGGTAGTTGTGCAGAAGTAAGAAGCATGATGATTGTAAGTAAAAGGTTGAAACTAGGAGATGAAAATGCGGCGGAAGAAATAATCAATCTCTCTAGAGAAATTTCTTCTAATATTTCAAACTTTATTAAATATTTAAAAGAGAATATTGAGAGAACTTAG
- a CDS encoding cell division protein FtsQ/DivIB: MKNKYRILKIAITVIILGFLLSFSLKKFGGQKITDNKISVKMNEKTPVYFIDEKDIREIVNKENPSRKVGDLNIPELEKKINALPAVDSANVYLNLNGKLNLDIKQRVPIFRLNYKGKDFYVDEKGVEFPISRTYSHPCMLVTGDVKKDEYEKLAELVDKIDKDDFSKKYFIGISKYKDSYNLLTSEGIYRVEIGDLDNIELKVKGFKTFVEKYLVFQDPQKYKMISVKYQNQIVTTLNPYFKENDSILKASHKDLVKAPVVVSSVIKPEINLKPTVKKASSASLKPKENTKPKAVVKPKEKNKKTTKPKAKVTIE, encoded by the coding sequence ATGAAAAACAAATACAGAATTTTAAAAATTGCCATCACAGTAATCATTCTTGGGTTCCTGCTGAGTTTCTCGTTGAAGAAATTTGGGGGTCAGAAGATTACGGACAATAAAATTTCTGTAAAAATGAATGAAAAAACTCCGGTTTATTTTATTGATGAAAAAGATATTCGTGAAATCGTTAATAAAGAAAATCCGTCAAGGAAAGTTGGAGATTTAAATATTCCCGAGCTTGAAAAGAAAATCAATGCACTTCCTGCGGTTGACAGTGCAAATGTATATTTAAATTTAAATGGAAAACTCAATTTAGACATCAAGCAAAGAGTTCCGATTTTTAGGCTGAATTATAAAGGAAAAGACTTTTATGTGGATGAAAAAGGGGTAGAATTTCCAATTTCCAGAACCTATTCTCATCCTTGTATGCTGGTGACAGGGGATGTGAAAAAAGATGAATATGAAAAATTAGCTGAGTTGGTTGATAAGATTGATAAAGACGATTTCAGCAAAAAATATTTCATAGGAATTTCAAAATATAAAGACAGCTACAATCTTCTCACCAGTGAAGGAATTTACAGAGTGGAAATAGGAGATTTAGATAATATTGAATTAAAAGTAAAAGGTTTTAAAACTTTTGTAGAAAAATATCTGGTGTTTCAGGATCCGCAAAAGTATAAGATGATTTCTGTAAAATATCAGAATCAGATTGTAACAACGCTGAATCCTTATTTTAAAGAAAATGATAGTATTTTAAAAGCAAGTCATAAAGATTTGGTTAAAGCGCCGGTTGTAGTTTCTTCTGTTATAAAGCCAGAAATAAATCTAAAACCGACCGTGAAAAAAGCAAGTTCGGCTTCTTTAAAACCAAAAGAAAACACGAAGCCTAAAGCTGTTGTCAAACCAAAAGAGAAAAATAAAAAGACAACAAAGCCCAAGGCAAAGGTTACAATAGAATAA
- the murG gene encoding undecaprenyldiphospho-muramoylpentapeptide beta-N-acetylglucosaminyltransferase encodes MNKKLKVLLSGGGTGGHIFPAIAIADEIRKRFPDAEFLFIGANGKMEMEKVPQAGYKIEGIDIAGIDRGNMLSNLGLPFKILKSLSKSKRIIKNFAPDFAIGTGGFASGPALYEASKMGVPIFIQEQNAHAGVTNKILSKKAKAVFTAYPKVEGFPAEKIKFLGNPIRENIISGMQETSSAKEKLGLDKNKLTILSVGGSLGSRTLNNGWKENLDQLKEKGYQLIWQTGKLDYKEIVDSCQLSIDGKAENQQPTTNNQLQIKEFIKDMETAYSAADVIVSRAGAIAISELAVAEKPVVLVPFPFAAEDHQTKNAMNLVEKNAAKMVKDSEMQEKFWNTLSEICENENVRKEMSENLKYFAKPNAAKEIVDEIIKKLDIKI; translated from the coding sequence ATGAATAAAAAACTAAAAGTATTGTTATCCGGAGGCGGAACAGGAGGACACATCTTCCCGGCAATTGCTATTGCAGACGAGATCAGAAAACGATTTCCGGATGCAGAGTTTTTATTCATCGGAGCCAACGGAAAAATGGAAATGGAAAAAGTTCCGCAGGCTGGCTACAAAATCGAAGGAATTGACATTGCAGGAATCGACAGAGGAAATATGCTATCGAATTTAGGTTTGCCTTTCAAAATTTTGAAAAGTTTATCTAAATCTAAAAGGATAATTAAAAATTTCGCTCCCGATTTTGCAATAGGAACGGGAGGTTTTGCAAGCGGACCGGCTTTGTATGAAGCCAGCAAAATGGGAGTTCCGATTTTTATTCAGGAACAAAATGCTCATGCAGGAGTGACGAATAAGATTTTAAGTAAAAAAGCAAAAGCTGTGTTTACGGCCTACCCAAAAGTGGAAGGTTTTCCGGCTGAGAAAATAAAATTTTTGGGAAATCCGATTCGTGAGAATATCATTTCAGGAATGCAGGAAACATCTTCAGCTAAAGAAAAATTAGGTTTAGATAAAAATAAACTGACCATTCTCTCTGTTGGTGGTTCCTTAGGATCAAGAACATTAAATAACGGTTGGAAAGAAAATCTTGATCAACTTAAAGAAAAAGGATATCAATTAATCTGGCAAACCGGAAAATTGGATTATAAAGAGATTGTTGATAGTTGTCAGTTATCAATTGATGGAAAAGCCGAAAACCAACAACCAACAACCAACAACCAACTACAAATTAAGGAATTCATCAAAGATATGGAAACCGCATATTCAGCCGCTGATGTTATTGTTTCAAGAGCAGGAGCGATTGCTATTTCAGAGTTGGCGGTGGCAGAAAAACCTGTTGTTTTGGTGCCTTTTCCTTTTGCAGCGGAAGACCATCAAACAAAAAATGCGATGAATTTGGTTGAAAAAAATGCAGCCAAAATGGTAAAAGACTCTGAAATGCAGGAAAAATTCTGGAATACATTATCAGAAATCTGCGAAAATGAAAACGTAAGAAAAGAAATGTCTGAAAATCTGAAATATTTTGCCAAACCCAATGCGGCAAAAGAGATTGTAGACGAAATAATTAAGAAATTAGACATTAAGATATGA